A part of Mesorhizobium japonicum MAFF 303099 genomic DNA contains:
- a CDS encoding antitoxin Xre-like helix-turn-helix domain-containing protein, with product MLAFGNVADVLGLPVKEVAARSPFGLISRIEDGLPIGALERVAHLLAPGDAQFKYRLIPKATYERRKMAHRLSSDEGTRLARVARVWGLAVDVWQNEEEARDFLFRPHPMIEDKRPIDVVILSEFGAEIAVDILGSLKYGSAA from the coding sequence ATGCTAGCGTTCGGCAATGTCGCAGACGTGTTGGGGTTGCCCGTTAAAGAGGTGGCGGCGCGGTCGCCTTTCGGGCTGATCTCGCGGATCGAGGATGGACTTCCCATTGGGGCGCTAGAGCGCGTTGCGCATCTTCTGGCGCCTGGCGATGCCCAGTTCAAGTACCGGCTGATCCCTAAGGCGACCTATGAGCGGCGCAAGATGGCACATCGCCTCTCCTCGGACGAAGGCACACGATTGGCCCGCGTGGCGCGCGTCTGGGGGCTTGCTGTCGATGTCTGGCAGAACGAAGAGGAAGCACGCGATTTCTTGTTTCGGCCGCACCCGATGATTGAGGACAAGCGACCGATCGACGTCGTTATCCTGAGCGAGTTCGGCGCCGAAATAGCGGTCGATATCCTCGGAAGTCTGAAGTATGGCAGTGCTGCGTGA